ttatttgtgcactattattttttttaattgttcttaATTTATTATATTAATTGATTGACCACAGCTGTGACTACTTTaagtgcatcacttcctgttgGAAATCGCACACTTTAAGCAAAGCTGTTTTAAAGTCTATTGTCCGAGCAACCTGAGCACTGTATTGTAACGCTAacatttcctggttctagtcaggactcgagcagcagcattttgaaAGAACTGCAGCTTTTTTCTGCTATTGTTTGCTACGTAGTGCAGCCTGTCTCACATATGTAAATTACCAAGGAAATAAGGACTGgattagcatttttttttgggTGGTATAAAAACACAATTCGGCCCAGGCCAGCAGCAGAGCACCTGGCAGGAAGATTGTTGGTGAGAAAtgaaagcagcagcagcagcaaagaTGGCCTGCTGCCCCGCCTCTAGAATCAATCAAGCACTTGTCGCCACAGCAGATCATCTTCCTCTAGCCGTCAGTGAGcagcatcccccccccccctcgcaaCAACACACCTTTACAGGCCAGATATATACTGCATGTTGCAGTCAGACTGAAAGGAGAGTCAAGAGAGAAACACGAGAGCAAAGGTGAAGCTGCAGTGAGACGGCCATGATGTCGGTGTCAGCTGTGTCGGCAGGAGGACGCATTGATTGTTTATCCTGCCGTCTAATTGCAATTAAAGCTTGCAAGCAACACAGTGGATCACTTTCTCCGCTGTCGCCCGGGCAGCTTTACTCTAACTGGGCCGCTGGGAGACAGGAGCCGCCTCTCCCGGTCAATAGATGAAGTTTCGGCGGCGAAATAGAAGGTTGGTGTCGGATAAACATGTTGGTTTTGTGGCCAACTATAGTCGTTTTGAGGCAAAATCTATATTTTTAGTGCTCAATTTTGTCGGTTTTGGTTCTTCATATTTCtgtggatcaggggtgtcaaacttgttttcctCGAGGGTCACCTTGTAGTTACACCTGCCCTCGGAGGGCCGCTTGTAAGAGTGAGTTGTGAATGTAAATGTATGATAGCCTCTGATTATTACACGATTGCCTGTATTTTTGATTATATTTATTATACAAAttcatggataacttgctttcaTAAACCAAGTTGACAAGcatatatttaagtatttatttttctaaacaaAGAGAGTAATATGgtgtataaatatactgtatatatatgtatatatatatatatatatatatatatatatatatatatatgtatgtgtgtgtgtgtgtgtgtgtgtgtgtgtaaaaataaatgaataaataaatatatatactgtatctaaatatatatatgtgtgtgtgtgtgtgtgtgtgtgagtgtgtgtctgtgtgtgtgtgtgtgtgtgtgtgtgtgtgtgtgtgtgtgtgtgtgtgtgtgtgtgtgtgtgtgtgtgtgtgtgtgtgtgtaaaaaataaatacatatatatactgtatctatatatatatatgtgtgtgtgtgtgtgtgtgtgtgtgtgtgtgtgtgtgtgtgtgtgtgtgtgtgtgtgtgtgtgtgtgtgtgtgtgtgtgtgtgtgtgtgtgtgtgtgtgtgtgtgtgtaaaaagataaaaataaaaactaaaataaattttaaaaaaaaaatatatatatatatatatatttatatacaccaatgtctacatgtatatgtatacatatatatatgtatttatatatatataatatatatacaaaatgatgtatatatgatatatatatatatatatatatatatatatacatttatacttatatgtgtgtatatatttatgtgtataaatatttgtatatatgtacagtatatatgtatataatgtatacatatatacatatatatacataactatgtatgatatatatacgtatacataattatgtattatatatatacatatatacatacatatatactgtacatatatacacatatttatacacataaatatatacacacatataagtatacatgtatatatatatatatatatatatatatacatacatacacacacacaaacatattcttattttttaattttgattattttttgtctttttttttttgggacaataCATTTTTTCTAATACATGGTTCGGCCGTCTCCATGCTTAATTGCAGCAACCAACCAAAAGGATGTTTTGCACcctgtaacctgttttgtaaAGGAttgattactattattattattgttattacaccAAATAATTAATTgcaagaatcagtttgaatcaagACTCATGTCTAATCAAGAATCCAtcctgaatcgaatcgttaccccaaaAATCGGAATCCGATCAATTTGAGATGTGCCTTAAGATTCCCACTAATAATAATTGAATATTTGCTGCATGAGCAGATCATATCAAAGCTGAACATATgaaaatgtatgtattacattACATGCATacttttaattgtttccaaagggtGTCTGTAacgaggcagtaaaacggctgatcaaacaaaacagaagctctctaatcagctaaacagactcaataactccacggatCACAAGTTCATCATTTTAGCGAGCCTTGTATCTCTAAGGCCTTCCAGAAGTCTCACACTCCTGTGATCTACGGTCGGGAAGACGTCACCCCATCACACAATCTATGTTCCGTTGTGTTACGAGACTTTTTCATATTTTGTGGGAACCGAGCACGGCGTTCATTACCGAGAAGGAGCTGTATCAGGAGCAACCATCTTTAATTAACACGTCCCCCAACGCTTCTTGGCTTTGATCCCGCCCTTCCATGTGAGTCGAAGACGCCGCGGCGCAGCGGTTGCGCATTCCGAGGGTCCCCGGTTGAGGAGAAATGTGGCGCAGCGTCAAGCGCTCTTGTTTCGTGGCCAGCTCCATTAACGCACGGGCGGGATATCGCACTAATGGCCTGATAAGGCAATAATCTCCGATCCATGCACTTTTAATGACTTGCTGTCCAATTAAGACTCTTCGATAAAAGAAGCTCACGTCGGGGACCTTTGTGCCAATGGCCAAACTATTGTTGGGATTACCAGCACTACTTTAAGGAAGACTAAGCAGACATCTCACTGCTAATCCATCTGCCACTCAAAAACTGCGAGGGAACTCTAACTTGAGTAAATTCTCACACATTTAGAGTTTTCTTGATAAAAACTGTCCCAAAGATCAGTTGATGAGCCGCCAGAAatgatctgtttctcagctgccTTCCGTgtgggccgcagcggtactcagtcGTAGTACACTTTTCTTCCACTTGTGGCACTCATGACAATATCAGACAAACACAAGAAGTCTGGAGTTATGGAGAAGGGAAGGTccctaagcgcaaaaattatgactaaattggtggagctgttttttcatttgcactttactttattgacagtttatctGAGAAACAAATgttgtattatttgttattaatcaagtgtattatttattttagaagTGTATAGTTTTATGTAAACATGTGTTCCTTCACGTTTTATAAGTTCCCTCTTTGGCATACATTTTTGattactatttatttttctacTCATCCCGACCtaagccttatatatatatatatttatacatatatatgtgtgcatgttgtgtgtgtgtgtgtgtgtgtgtatatatatatatatatatatatatatatatacatgttttataATACCCACAAATTTCAGTGAGCAGTTTGtgttgtgttgactttttgtgttagtTTATATACGAAAAGAGTAGGAAAggtgataagcggaagatgatggatagatggatggacatcaggggtgtccaaactttttccactgagggccgcacactgaaaaatcagagcaagcgggggccattttcataatttttattttaaaaaccaagacaatatatatgtataaaaatatacattcaggcctccactcagttatgaccccggggaccccaaagggttttggtcaaaaaaaatattaaaaatgtgtcatcattcagtattattttcattattgttcaagttttaaatctctagaccaggggtagggaacctatgactctagatccagatgtggctcttttgatgactgcatctggctctcagataaatctgagctgacattgcttaacacgataagtaatgaataattccacttgtaatcacagtgttaaaaataatgttcaaaatatcaattattctcatgcatttttaatccatccatccgttttctaccgcaccggttcaagaagttgcgtcaatggtaagaagttattggttagtgtggggcttgccctcctgtgggttctttagacccccaagcaccgacatgagagcctgtttcagggttacactattgttttatttttcaataaatacctcagttgctttccagcaatagtatttccagccccaaccccgtctctcctcctggctgctgcttataacagagcgacaggggattagacaacaaggcccagggtgggccatctacgcacctgtcgctgcaggctcgcaggccacgcccctccacagttagcttcagaataacaatgttattacaaagaataagcgacttattatactctagaaatgttggtcttacttaaaaatgcacgcatttagttgttttcggtgttaaaaaatatattatatggctcttacggaaatatatttcaaaatatttggctttttggctctctcagccaaaaaggttcccgacccctgtactagatcAACATTGgggagaaaaaaatggaaaaaacacaaaatatgcaatattttcacccaataacattttttaggtggaatatttgagattacataataataattggagccttaaatttggattttgatttattattattttttgagcaatggcacttaaaaacaaatcacactaaaataattggggatccaaaaatgtcctactcattaaagtgttaaaaaattatttatatatatatattttttttaccgttttcttttagcacaataatctcgagatcaacttcagatctatccgtcaattattagttttattgttgtttatgttttttgtttattttaggcccttctttaaaaaaaacagctcagttttttatatgccaaaataaaatatgcaacatttttcccataaaatatctcaaagtggaatatctaatgtgacgtaatcggagacctgaataggtcaataattcaaaatgacattgattttgattcattatttttttttaaagaaagaaacagcctgcatggcagctttgtgttataagagtaaacattgcaacaatttcttgttacatttcacctgtttgctcttttataccagtttttatgtttttactttttttccaaTTGTATTCTGAAAATGTGGCGTGGGGGCTGTTAAAAAAAtcacccccgggccgcactttggacacccctggtttacatctaaaaaaaaaaatagctgtctATGTAAGCCGAGAGATACCCTACAGCTTTAACAgtaaggggcggtttagctcggttggtagagtggccgtgccagcaacttgagggttgcaggttcaattcccgcctctgccaacctagtcactgccgttgtgtccttgggcaagacactttacccacctgctcccagtgccacccacactggtttgaatctaacttagatattgggtttcgctatgtaaagcgctttgagtcactagagaaaaagcgctatataaatataattcacttcacttcacttttgacgCCAGCTCCTTTGAATCTTTTCACCGGATTGTGTTACCTCCGcttaataaagagattgaatgttCTTCCTTGACTGTGATTTCTtcctgtcaacaaacggggtattgtttggatgccgGGTTTGTCACTTCAATCTTTTGTTTGTCGTTCATTGTTCCCATTGTGTATTATGTTTATTTTCATACTTAAATTGTTTTTAGACGATGTctataacacggcagtaaaacggcggatcaaacaaaacagaagtcaatcaatcaatcaatcaatcaatcaatcaatgtttatctatacagccctaaatcacaagtgtctcaaagggctgcacaagccacaacgacatccgcagatcagcgcccacataggggcaaggaaaaactcacaacccagtgggacgtcgatgagaatgactatgacaaaccttggagaggaccgcaaatgtgggtaaccccctgataaaatcggactgccgatattatcagctgataaatgaattaaaatgtaatattggaaattattggtatcggttacAAAATTTACGGTATCGgtctcaaaaagtaaaatgtatgactttttaaaacgccgctgtgtacacagacatagggagaagtacagagcgccaataaaccttaaagacactgcctttgcgtgccggcccagtcacataatttctccggcttttcacacacacaactgaatgcaaggcataattggtcaacggccatacaggtcacactgagggtggccgtataaacaactttaacactgttacaaatatgcgccacactgtgaacccacaccaaacaagaacatcaaacacatttcagggtaacatcggcaccgtaacacaacataaacacaacagaagaaatacccagaacaccttgcagcactaactcttccgggacgctacaatttacCCCCCCGTACAATCCCCACCCTTGGAATCAACGCCTTCAcaaccgcttaattcctctggggctgtggatggctgagcggcGCTATAGAGCGACAGCGGgcctcctcaaacccacccctccctctgttgcaagttggtgtgtgccacgctATGTGAGGTtgtttccttggactcagtctagaCCCCTCCTGAAGGTCTAGacgccttagactgatatttttttaccccccctctctctcctaatgtcacccttttctcatctTTTTAAGGAGTgctgtaagtggctgatccgtcggcggtctcgtcttgtgtCGTCCCCCACCCCCCCCGGGACTgcgccgaaaatgtaatttcagttctgatgtgtcttgtacatgttggaatggacaaataaaggatttcttcttttcttcttcttcttcttcttcttcttcttgttccctGCTTTGTTTGTTCGTAGCCTAGTTTGTtacccgcctcgtgcgcgctttttgttttgttttagtgtgtaaattaaaaccatgttttcttactcgATGTCCGCCTCcttgtctgcatcttggggttcgtgaAAAACTAACTCTTGacagtcagagggaaaaaaaaatccataatttagccgcaccgttttatcagccgcaaggttcaaagcgtaggaccaatttggccactgtaacattaaatACAATTCGAAGAGTAACATCgtgtttaaatataggaaaataaaataatgtaaatgaATACCACTAACGCTAATACATAActttatttaaatataaaaatacatcgTCATTGTTTTGGTTCAAGTCCTTTGGTCACCTGTCAACAAACTGTGGACCTGCATGTGATCAGCGTTGGACTTGCGTCAATCGAAACGCacgaagaacattttttttttgttcccaaTGTTTTCAATGTGACTCATGTCGATACCGTCTACGTGTCATTCCTCACCCTCCGGCCCGCCGCTGCGACGAGCGCGATAACAAACTGTGGGAGCGCCAACAGGTGCGCGGCTGAAGGTTGAGCCCAGCTATAAAAGCAGCAGGGGGAAACCTGGCCTCCTCCGCAGAAACATTGGCGACGCTTTGCAAACATGCTGAGGTTTTTGGTTTTGACTACTCTGGCGGCCCTGGGTAAGAAAAGCACCTTAAAGTCTTCAAGTCTGTGGAGATGTCCATCACTGGTTTCACCAACTCTGCATCAGTTATTCCGACTAAGTTGATGATGTTTCCCAACCAGTGGTGGCCGAGCTGGAGCCCCAGCCCAGGTATCTGGAGGACAGCCTGGAGAGGGTGGTGGGAGGTGAGGTGGCCAGACCCAACTCTTGGCCCTGGCAGGTAATCTACGCCGTCTTTATGCAACGTTTGCGTTTCCGAGGTTCACGCGTGGACTCTCCTGCCCCGTCAGATCTCTCTGCAGTACAAATCCGGCAGCAGGTTCTACCACACCTGCGGAGGAACCCTGATTGAGAAAGGCTGGGTGATGACCGCCGCTCACTGCGTGGACAGGTGACAAACATTTTATTTCCACAAGGTGACACGATGGCCACCACAACGGCATCGTATTTAAaccattaaatatattttatttttgggtGCAATTTTATTGCTTTATAAAAAACCTTTGCAGCACCAACTTTATTGTTGAAAATAATAGAATACTCCTTTTTTTGTAGTTGACTTTATTTAATTGCTAATTTACTTGTGGTTCTATTTGTGATGCTGTCAATCACATCTGTGGTCTATaaaattaaataacattttttttattattcaattaaattaatgaatgatttgtaaataatttttacaactttaatttgttaaaaaaataaaaatacatattcatcctagatatatatatatatatatatatatatatatatatatatatatatatatatatatatataattttttcaatatattttattttatttttgatattGACAGTTTAACAGAGTTGTTGGAATTTTTTCTCTAATCATTTTTACCCCATGAGCCAGTCACACAAATAcaaaagattgaaaaaaaaaacaaaaaaacacacacactcttcTCTGACTTTTTTAAGTTGCTAATTTATTTTCATTCTGtctgtccatcacatctgtgaacctttttaaacaattattttattattcaattaaatgattaattaatttataaataatttttttaatctttattagttaaaaaaaaaagaaaacaaatgcatctatatataggtatatatatatatatatatatatatatatatatatatatatatatatgtatatatatacatatttatatatgtacagtatatgtatatatatgtatatatatatttatatatatacatatatatatatataaacatatatatatacataaatatatatatttatttatttatttatatcatttatatatttttaattacttATTTAAAAGGTTTTTAGTAATTATCTTATCTATTAAAAGTTTTACATctcatatataaatattaaaacatataatttaatttattttaattttttttttgtcaatctaacatatatatatatatacatatatatatatataaagattaaatagatgaaaaaaaataatgtaaatataattatataatatacatatatatttattttttgtacttttttgtaatACTTATTTaagtagtttatatatatatatatatatatatatatatatatatatatatatatataaagattaaataaataaaaacattttaattaagtatttaaatacatataaatcatataaatataaataaatataattatataatatatataaattatatatatatatatatatatatatatatatatatatatacatgtatatttttatttttatttatttattttattttaaaaaaaaaaaaaatgtttttaattcttatttaagtagtttttattcataaaTACCTTTTTGGAGATGTGACAGTTCAATACAATTGTTGTAATCATTTATCTAATTTGTGGAGCACAATCATTTTTACCCCATGAGTCAACTTATAAAGATCGTATGTGccaaatacaaaatatttgaGGAAAAACAATTGAGCAATGAAATCACTGCTCTGTATTAgatataaaacaaaaatgtatttttcatttcATGTTCAAAAAAATAGTTTCCTCAACAAGTTGTAACTTTATCCCGCTTTCCGACACGACAGTCGCAGGACCTGGCGTGTGTTGCTGGGCGAGCACGACCTCAACCGCAACAGCGGAAGAGAGCAGGTCATGAGCGTGAGCAATGTCTACATCCACCCCAGATGGAACTCCAACAGCGTGGCCGGCGGGTAAAGATATACTGCCATCCAATGCAGGTGTGCAACATCTTTGTCCGTGTGGTTCTGACTGAAGTGTGACCCAGGTATGACATCGCCCTGCTGCGTCTGTCCTCTGAGGCCACCCTCAACTCTTACGTCCAGCTGGGCTCCCTGCCTCCCTCGGGACAGATCCTGCCCAACAACAACCGTTGCTACATCACCGGATGGGGACGCACCTCCAGTACGTGGCTCATCGCGTCAGACTGCTCTTTATTTTCTCATTTACCGTACTTTACAGACAATAGAacgcaattttttttatatttttcccaTATATTCGCCGCACgggactataaggcacacattTATGCGTTGTGAAGTTAGTTATTTATACGgaaatattttgcaaatgtttatttacataccttaatagtTTTCAAGCGGTgtctgtaacgcggcagtaaaacggctgggcaaacaaaacagaagtcatcgtcatggacccactagctgtgggaGCTAGCTCGCCAATCAGCTAAACCAGGGGTCCTTAAGCTACGGCCCGCAGGCAGGAGACCACCCACCAGCCTACAAAATCCGGCCAGCGGAAAgtcctaatttaaaaaaaaaatatatatatatatatatatatatgtgtgtgtgtttgtgtatatgtatatatgtgtgtgtgtgtatatatatatatacacatatgtatttagatgtgtatatatacatacacatatgtatatatatgtgtatatatatatgtgtgtgtgtgtgtatatacacatatatatatatatgtgtatatatacatacacatatgtatatatatgtgtatatatacatatatatatacacacatgtatatgtacatatatatgtgtgtttatatatatgcacatatatatatatgtatacatacatatatatgtacacataaatatacacacacacatatatatatatatacatatatacaccaatatatatatatacatacttatatatacagacacacatatatatatatatatatatatatatatatatatatgtgtatatatatacatatatatctacatgtatatttacatatatatatatgtgtgtttatatatatgcacacatatatatgtgtatatatacatatatacatacatatatatacaagtacaacccatttatgtatttatatatgtacacatatatatacacacacacacatatatataccaatatatatatatatatacatacatatatgtacacatatatacacacacacacatatatataccaatatatatatatatatatatatatatatatatatatatgtgtgtgtgtgtgtgtgtgtatatacacacacacacatatatacatattattttttatttttttcaatccgtcctttctaatccattttcaaCCATTTTGTTACTCTCGATGTCTATtagccgctcaagcaaatcattTTTCCATCCATAACGTGACATTATAGCGGCTAAGTGCCCGCTCACACAGCCCGGGCCCCTAGCCAAATTGTTTTATCCCAATGCGGCCCCTGCGCTGTTTCACCTCCGGTTTAAGGCACAAAAACagaaagtacattttcaaccttgcagtgagcaaactcgtccacaaGATGGCGCCATACCACAAACATTAAGACACCATTTTAGTCCTCTGCTTGGGTTTACTGAAACCCATTCAACACAAATTGTGTTGAATAGTCAAATGGTTTAAATGCCTGCTCAGTGGCTTTttgattagagtgtccgccctgagatcggtaggtagtgagtcctaccaaagaccacaaaaatgagacccattacctccctgcttagcactctgcatcaagggttggaattgggggttaaatcaccaaaaatgattaccgagcgcggtcaccgctgctgctcactgctcccctcacctccgaagggggtggaacaaggggctGGGTCCAATTCAGagattaatttcaccacacctagtgtgtgtgtgtgtggctatcggtggtactttaactttaacttaaattaaCTGTACCGTTTTATACGCCGCAGGGTTTAAAGCGTAGGAAAAACGTGGCGTTTTAGAGTCCGGAATTTATGCCATGTTTCTGTCCAGCCGGAGGCAGCATCTCCTCCCAGCTGAAGCAGGCGAACCTTCCTCTGGTCGACCACAAGACCTGCACCAGCTCCAGCTGGTGGGGCAGCACCATCAAGACCTCCATGGTGTGCGCCGGCGGTGCCGCTGAGTCCGGATGCAACGTGAGTGGCTAGCaacagacaataataataataataataataattaaagctgcaagcagcgttggtcgggtccgcctttggctgctgcccccgagacccacggctggataagcgttagaagacgccttggagccactattttgagaatctaatgcattgtgaaagtaatgcagtttttgtattgaagtgaaaatatcaaacttcctgttgatttttgctaaagtatgttaattattaaaatgtaggtctaagtgag
Above is a genomic segment from Nerophis ophidion isolate RoL-2023_Sa linkage group LG02, RoL_Noph_v1.0, whole genome shotgun sequence containing:
- the LOC133544863 gene encoding elastase-1-like — encoded protein: MLRFLVLTTLAALVVAELEPQPRYLEDSLERVVGGEVARPNSWPWQISLQYKSGSRFYHTCGGTLIEKGWVMTAAHCVDSRRTWRVLLGEHDLNRNSGREQVMSVSNVYIHPRWNSNSVAGGYDIALLRLSSEATLNSYVQLGSLPPSGQILPNNNRCYITGWGRTSTGGSISSQLKQANLPLVDHKTCTSSSWWGSTIKTSMVCAGGAAESGCNGDSGGPLNCLVNGKYYVHGIASFVSGLGCNAIRKPTVFTRVSAYNEWMDSIMM